TTTTGTTTAGTTTGTCACCAATTTCCTTATCACCCTTCAGAGTAACCATATCGGCAAAACTACCGCCTGGAGGCACTTCAATGAGAGCGTCTTTTTGACCTGCATACCTGTCAGAGACATATTTAATGAACAGCAAGACGAGGACATAGTCTTTGTATTGCGAAGCATCCATACCACCGCGCAATTGATCGCAGCTTCTCCATAGGGAGCTATAGAGTTCCGATTTCTTAATTGCCATTTTCAGCTCCTACAAGGTCTTTCAATTTTTCTGTTTTCTTGCTCAAAAGGTCTATCTGTTTTTTTGCTAATTTGGAGGGTTTCGTTTGCCCATTTTCCCATCGGTTGACGCTTGTAAAACTTACGCCTAATTTGTGAGCTAACTCCTCTTGGCTAAGCCCTAACTGTTGGCGGATAGATTTAATGCGCTTGGAATAATCATCGGGTTCTTGGTTGTTCATGCCTAAGCTCTCTAAAGTAGATTGATGGTTAAATGACATATCATATAGCAGGTGCTATATCACAAGCAAGGGAAGATTTCTTGAGCTACTCGCCTATATTTCGGCGGCTTCGCGTTCAATTTTTAAATAGTCAAGATAGTCAGCTTCGGTGATCATTTCTACTAGATAGGAAAGGCGGACGGACTCAGAGGCAGTAATGCGTCCTGCATGTAATTTTTTGAATAAATAGATTTTTTCTAAGGATTTATCTGAAAATGAGAGGTATTGCTTCTTTAGCTTTAAATATAATTTTTTATTCATTTAATCTTCCTCGTACATTTCAAATAATAAAGACTCATTTTCACGAAACTTTAAAACATAATTTAAAATATCGTTTGCTGCGGCCCGTCTAACACCTGGAGGGTTTTGAGGGTCTAAAAGCTCTGTAAGTGTATCAGCAGCTCGTTTGGATTCAATTTTCAACTGTTCAATAGATTGAGTCCCTATTGCACGCCGCATTCTCCAGAGCTCTCTTTTGAACTGAGGATTTTTCA
The Estrella lausannensis DNA segment above includes these coding regions:
- a CDS encoding helix-turn-helix domain-containing protein; translated protein: MNNQEPDDYSKRIKSIRQQLGLSQEELAHKLGVSFTSVNRWENGQTKPSKLAKKQIDLLSKKTEKLKDLVGAENGN